In Raphanus sativus cultivar WK10039 chromosome 5, ASM80110v3, whole genome shotgun sequence, the following proteins share a genomic window:
- the LOC108861611 gene encoding putative pentatricopeptide repeat-containing protein At3g13770, mitochondrial, which yields MFNLMKLLHRSFSSFPNSPLQTFLPTIPQLCSNGHLQEALLEMSALGPEIGFHDYDALLNTSVNKRALREGQRVHAHMIKTLYFPSTYLRTRLLIFYGKCDRLQDAHKVLDEMPEKNVVSWTAMISRYSQTGRSSEALTVFAEMMRADGKPNHFTFASVLTSCSGSSVGKQVHGLIIKWSYDSHVFVGSSLLDMYAKAGCIKEAREVFECLTERDVVSCTAIIAGYAQLGLDEEALQVFQKLLSEGMSPNYVTYASVLTALSGLALLDHGKQVHCHVLRRELPFYAVLDNSLIDMYSKCGSLSYARRVFDGMPERTSVSWNAMLVGYSKHGLGKEVLELFRLMRDEKRVKPDGVTLLAVLSGCSHGKMEDTGLSIFDGMRAGDYGIKPDTEHYGCIVDMLGRAGRIEEAFEFVKRMPSEPTAGVLGSLLGACRVHLSVDIGEYVGRRLIEIEPENAGNYVILSNLYASAGRWEDVNSLREMMLRNAVTKEPGRSWIQHEQTLHYFHANDRTHPRREEVLAKLKEILIKMKQAGYVPDHSCVLYDVDEEQKERMLLGHSEKLALTFGLIATGDGIPIKVFKNLRICVDCHNFAKIFSKVFEREVCLRDKNRFHQIVGGICSCGDYW from the coding sequence ATGTTTAACTTAATGAAACTACTTCATCGATCCTTCTCCTCGTTCCCCAACTCTCCTCTCCAAACCTTCTTACCAACAATCCCTCAACTATGTTCCAACGGTCATCTCCAAGAAGCTTTGCTGGAGATGTCCGCCTTAGGCCCCGAGATTGGGTTCCATGACTACGATGCATTGCTGAATACATCTGTGAACAAAAGGGCTCTTAGAGAAGGCCAGAGAGTCCATGCCCACATGATCAAAACCCTTTATTTCCCCTCTACATACCTCCGAACTCGTCTGCTCATCTTCTACGGAAAGTGCGATCGTTTGCAAGACGCCCACAAAGTGCTCGACGAAATGCCTGAGAAGAACGTCGTTTCCTGGACCGCTATGATCTCGCGTTATTCTCAGACCGGGCGTTCTTCAGAGGCTCTCACTGTGTTTGCTGAGATGATGAGAGCCGATGGGAAACCTAATCACTTCACTTTCGCCTCTGTTCTCACCTCATGCTCTGGATCATCCGTGGGTAAGCAGGTCCATGGACTGATAATAAAGTGGAGTTACGATTCTCACGTTTTCGTGGGGAGCTCTCTTCTTGACATGTATGCTAAAGCTGGTTGTATTAAAGAAGCTCGCGAGGTTTTTGAGTGTTTAACCGAGAGAGATGTTGTCTCATGTACTGCTATCATCGCCGGGTATGCGCAGTTGGGTCTTGACGAAGAGGCTTTGCAAGTGTTCCAGAAGCTGCTGAGCGAAGGGATGAGTCCGAACTACGTCACTTACGCTAGCGTTCTAACAGCTTTATCTGGACTTGCTTTGTTAGACCACGGCAAGCAAGTTCATTGCCATGTTTTGAGACGCGAGCTTCCTTTCTACGCTGTTCTGGATAACTCTCTGATCGATATGTACTCGAAGTGTGGGAGCCTCTCTTACGCTCGGAGGGTTTTCGATGGCATGCCTGAGAGGACATCCGTTTCGTGGAACGCGATGCTTGTGGGGTATAGTAAACACGGTTTGGGGAAAGAGGTTCTTGAGCTGTTTAGGCTGATGAGGGATGAGAAGAGAGTAAAGCCTGATGGAGTTACTCTTTTAGCTGTCTTGTCTGGATGCAGCCATGGGAAAATGGAAGACACGGGGCTGAGTATATTTGACGGCATGAGAGCGGGAGATTACGGGATCAAGCCTGACACTGAGCATTATGGTTGCATCGTTGATATGCTTGGCCGTGCCGGTAGGATCGAGGAGGCGTTTGAGTTCGTCAAAAGAATGCCGTCGGAACCAACTGCTGGTGTCTTGGGCTCTCTTTTAGGAGCTTGCAGGGTTCATTTATCTGTAGACATTGGAGAATACGTAGGTCGTAGGCTCATTGAGATTGAGCCAGAGAACGCGGGTAACTACGTGATTCTCTCTAACTTGTATGCCTCTGCAGGAAGATGGGAAGATGTAAACAGTTTAAGAGAAATGATGTTGCGGAATGCTGTAACAAAAGAGCCAGGAAGAAGCTGGATTCAACACGAGCAAACCTTGCATTACTTCCACGCGAATGATCGTACTCATCCGAGAAGGGAAGAGGTGTTAGCTAAACTGAAAGAGATACTGATAAAAATGAAGCAAGCTGGCTACGTTCCTGATCATAGCTGTGTGTTGTATGACGTGGATGAAGAGCAGAAGGAGAGGATGTTACTTGGCCATAGTGAGAAACTAGCTCTAACTTTTGGTTTGATTGCTACTGGCGATGGGATTCCGATTAAAGTTTTCAAGAACTTACGTATATGCGTTGATTGTCATAACTTTGCCAAGATCTTCTCGAAGGTTTTTGAAAGAGAAGTGTGCTTGAGAGATAAAAACAGGTTCCATCAGATTGTCGGAGGAATATGTTCATGTGGAGATTACTGGTGA
- the LOC108861610 gene encoding transmembrane 9 superfamily member 7 gives MKKTKGSSFRFYTTLFLLSFLSFSSLSRAFYLPGVAPRDFQKGDPLYVKVNKLSSTKTQLPYDYYYLNYCKPPKIVNNAENLGEVLRGDRIENSVYTFQMLEDQPCKVGCRVTLDAESTKNFKEKIDDEYRANMILDNLPVAVLRQRRDGSQSTTYEHGFRVGFKGSYEGSKEEKYFIHNHLSFRVMYHRDQESDSARIVGFEVTPNSILHEYKEWDENNPQLTTCNKDTKNLIQSNTVPQEVVQGKEIVFTYDVSFKESEIKWASRWDTYLLMNDDQIHWFSIINSLMIVLFLSGMVAMIMMRTLYKDISNYNQLETQDEAQEETGWKLVHGDVFRPPVNSGLLCVYVGTGVQIFGMSLVTMMFALLGFLSPSNRGGLMTAMVLLWVFMGIFAGYSSSRLHKMFKGDKWKRMTLKTAFMFPGILFVIFFVLNGLIWGEQSSGAIPFGTMFALFCLWFGISVPLVFVGSYLGYKKPAIEAPVKTNKIPRQVPEQPWYMKPVFSILIGGILPFGAVFIELFFILTSIWLNQFYYIFGFLFIVFLILIVTCAEITVVLCYFQLCSEDYNWWWRAYLTAGSSAFYLFLYSIFYFFTKLEITKLVSGMLYFGYMIIISYAFFVLTGTIGFYACFWFVRKIYSSVKID, from the exons ATGAAGAAGACGAAAGGAAGCAGCTTTCGATTCTACAccactctcttcctcctctctttCCTCTCTTTCTCCTCCTTATCTCGCGCCTTCTATCTCCCCGGTGTCGCTCCTCGCGATTTCCAGAAg GGTGATCCCCTTTATGTGAAAGTGAACAAACTGTCTTCAACAAAGACCCAACTTCCTTATGACTACTACTACCTGAACTACTGCAAGCCTCCTAAGATCGTGAACAATGCTGAGAATCTTGGGGAGGTTCTCAGAGGAGACCGCATCGAGAACTCCGTTTATACT tttcaaatgCTGGAGGATCAGCCTTGCAAAGTAGGTTGCCGTGTTACACTTGACGCTGAGTCCACCAAAAATTTCAAGGAAAAGATCGATGATGAATACCGGGCTAATAT GATTCTTGATAATCTTCCTGTAGCTGTACTTAGACAAAGGAGAGATGGAAGTCAGTCAACTACTTATGAACATGGTTTCCGAGTCGGCTTCAAAGGAAGTTATGAAGGG AGCAAAGAGgagaaatattttatacataatcaCTTGAGCTTCCGAGTTATGTACCACAGAGATCAAGAGTCTGATTCTGCTAGAATTGTTGGGTTTGAGGTTACTCCTAACAG TATCTTGCATGAGTACAAGGAGTGGGATGAAAACAATCCTCAGTTAACTACATGCAACAAGGATACAAAGAATTTAATCCAAAGCAATACTGTCCCTCAAGAAGTTGTGCAAGGAAAAGAAATTGTGTTTACATATGATGTCTCATTTAAG GAGAGTGAAATCAAATGGGCTTCTCGATGGGACACATACCTTCTCATGAATGATGATCAAATCCACTGGTTTTCCATCATAAACTCACTTATGATCGTCCTGTTCCTCTCTGGAATGGTAGCTATGATTATGATGAGAACTCTTTACAAGGATATCTCAAACTACAATCAGCTCGAAACCCAAGATGAGGCTCAGGAAGAGACTGGATGGAAGCTTGTCCACGGAGATGTCTTCAGGCCACCGGTGAACTCTGGGTTGTTGTGTGTTTATGTCGGTACAGGTGTACAGATCTTTGGAATGTCGCTTGTTACGATGATGTTTGCGTTGCTGGGTTTCTTATCTCCATCCAACAGAGGAGGGCTTATGACTGCTATGGTTCTCTTGTGGGTTTTCATGGGCATATTCGCTGGTTACTCATCATCTCGCCTTCACAAAATGTTCAAAGGAGACAAGTGGAAGAGAATGACGTTGAAGACTGCATTCATGTTTCCCGGTATCCTTTTTGTGATCTTCTTTGTTCTGAATGGTCTCATTTGGGGAGAGCAGTCATCTGGAGCCATACCTTTTGGTACAATGTTTGCCCTCTTCTGCCTCTGGTTTGGCATCTCAGTCCCACTAGTCTTTGTCGGTAGCTACCTGGGTTACAAGAAGCCAGCAATCGAAGCCCCGGTGAAAACAAACAAGATCCCAAGGCAAGTACCAGAGCAGCCATGGTACATGAAACCGGTGTTCTCCATACTCATTGGAGGCATCCTCCCATTTGGAGCTGTCTTCATCGAGCTCTTCTTCATCCTGACATCGATATGGCTGAACCAGTTCTACTACATCTTCGGGTTCCTCTTCATAGTGTTCTTGATCTTGATCGTCACCTGCGCAGAGATCACGGTTGTACTCTGCTACTTCCAGCTCTGCAGCGAGGACTACAACTGGTGGTGGAGAGCTTACTTAACCGCGGGTTCATCCGCTTTCTACCTCTTCCTCTATTCGATCTTCTACTTCTTTACGAAGCTGGAGATCACAAAGCTTGTCTCGGGAATGCTCTACTTCGGTTACATGATCATCATCTCTTACGCTTTCTTTGTCCTGACTGGCACAATCGGTTTCTACGCGTGCTTCTGGTTCGTGAGAAAGATCTACTCTTCAGTGAAGATTGACTAG